The genome window ATTAAATCTTTTATTCTAGAAAATATAATGGAGCCATAAAATCTTTCTCTGCAATTTTCCATGTTCATGTGGCAAAAGGAGTCAAGTGTGACTATTAATTAGCATTTTCTAAGTACACATTGTCTATCATTGTAGCCTGTCTGTGAGACTCTCCCATCAGGATTTAGACTCTGAATGAAATTCTTAATCCTCTACAAGTACTTTATCTTAGACCTTTGATGAGACAACAAAGTCATAGAATTACAATATAGGTGACAGTCCTCTAGTGTATAGCAATTAGCatgtattttgttatgtttgtttaaGAAAGTATTAATAAATTTTGAAACCTCATTTGcatattgattattttaattatgtttcttttaatttGATTACTTAGTTTCTCCTTCCCTATtcagtaaacattttttaataaattccTTTACCAATCTTGAgagataaagaaaagggagaaaagagagataaTAGGAATAGTTTAAGTGTATTTTTCTAAGTCCATGAATGCATATCTTGCATATTTGTGTAATTAATTGATCAGGTGACTTTATAaactaatttattaaaataaccaCCAAAAACAATGTTTTGTACTAACATACCTCCATGCATTCtggttttaatatttaaattatttgtgtttaCACAAATTAAATTtggttacatttttatattttactctaTGATCTTCTAAAAAGtgaaaaaacattttttgttgtttagtcAGATATTTACAGAAGTAATCTATATACTagaacaaaacactcacatagACTTTGAAGATCCATCTGGGACAGTGTACCTACATGATTTCCTTCTCATTCTAAAATTACataaattctatttctttcccaTATTGATATGAATGTTCAGTTTAATTTGGCAAGCATTAGCACActtcatatttttaatgtatatatttacatgtgtacatacatgcttttaatattttataaactctTAGCCTATGACAGGCAGGAAGAAAAAAGTCACTTGCAGAAATCACCCCATGAATGTTTAGTAGGTTCAATTAGTGTTCAAttgtgttttcttgatattttcaGTAGAGAtacaaggaatttttttaaattattcttctttaaaattttggTATGAATTTCCCTTTAAAATTTACCTGTGATAGGAGTTTGCCTTCTCATGTTTAAAAAcccaaaatatgaaaaaataatatttgatgtATTTACAGCACGTAGAAGACTACTACACAGGTGTGTACTTCCCATTATAATAGTTTGAATTTTCTCCTTCATTTACGAATCTTTGAAAATCAAAAGACCCGCACAAATAGAACCCGGTCAGTGATAACATCAATGGACATGTTGAGTGGAAGAGGAGAAATTTTCATGGGACCCCACACCTAGACAGCTCTACAAGTAACTAGTTCATGCTGggaggagaattagcctctcccaggtaCAAGCCTCTCATAGGTTGTCCGATGTGGAATGGCCGTGCCAGaaagcatatacacacaaagaacaaaaatggCGCCAGAGGTTGTGTTTACATATTTACATTTGtaagaacaacaataaaacaaaaataggctATTAAGTTGAGAGTGTGGGTAGGAGGACATGGGAGAATTTTGGAGGTAGGATATCTAAAAggggcaaagaaagaaagaaagtgtatgtgtgtgtgatgcaatTCTAGTTCAATTTAAGATattgaaatacatacatataatattttaaaagaaaaaatgtataataaaaacgAAATTTAAAAGCAATATAATTTGAAGGGAATGGTGGAAACCTATTTGTATAAAAATCTACTTTAAGTGctggatttttaattttacaaattaaaCATGTAagtgtaattatctttttcttttacctCATATAGTGAAATTTGTCTGCTTTCATAAAAATTACCTTTCATTGCCCACCTCATTATTACCAAGGAGGTCACTATGCCCTAAGAGCCAAACATAGACAAAATGAGACAGCTTTTATATGGGACTTTTTCATGTGCAATATATACATCAAAACCAAAATGGAAAGATTAGCATCAGCTGTGGACGTCCACAAGATTCCCATACAGAATGTGACAGAAGCTACCGTTTTCATACTCTTGGGCTTCACAGATGACTTTGAACTGCAGGTCTTCCTATTTTTACTGTTTCTTGCTATCTATCTTTTCACTCTGATAGGAAACTTTGGATTGGTTGTTTTGGTCATTGGGGATTCTCGGCTACACAACCCCATGTACTATTTCCTCAGTGTTTTGTCTTTCTTGGATGCCTGCTATTCTACAGTTGTTACCCCCAAAATGTTGGTCAACttcctggaagaaaataaatcaatttcaTTCCTTGGATGTGCAACACAGATGCTTCTCTTTGTTACTTTAGGGACCACAGAATGCTTTCTGTTGGCAGCAATGGCATATGACCGCTACGTAGCCATCTACAACCCACTTTTGTATGCAGTGACCATGTCACCCAGAGTCTATGTGACACTCATAATTGCTTCCTATGCTGGTGGAGTTCTGCATGGTGCAATACACACAGTGGCCACTTTCAGTCTGTCCTTCTGTGGATCTAATGAAATTAGGCATGTCTTCTGTGACATACCTCCATTGCTTGCTCTTTCTTGTtctgatacacacacaaatgagctTCTCCTATTATACTTGGTGGGTTTAATTGAGATCATCACCATCCTGATTGTTCTGATCTCCTATGGATTCATTCTCTTTGCCATTCTGAACATGCATTCTGCTGAAAGTAGAAGAAAAGTGTTCTCTACACGTGGCTCCCACCTCACGGGAGTGTCTATTTACCATGGTACAATCCTCTTTAGTTACATGAGGCCAAGTTCCAGTTATGCTTCAAATCATGACATGGTAGTGTCAATATTTTACACCATTGTGATACCCATGTTGAATCCTATAATCTACAGTCTAAGGAACAAAGATGTAAAAGATGCAATGAAGAAATTATGGAGAAAATttggttcataaataatatacacttttaaaaaatgacagaacGAAATTAAGTTGTTAATCCAAATCTACACGAAATGTACATGGTtgcaaattataaatattttatgattttgatTATTAGTgtgttatatattataaattattagtGTCTTATgtattagaaattattttaagaacaTCTTTCTCATGTAACATTTTTCACAAAtgaattctttcttctgtatagAAAACTACATTGATGAAATgtataatgaatatttttatttcaatactGTTCTTGAACACAATTATGTGGTTAAATTTTGCTTCTCATAAGTAGAGGCTAGGTATTCAGAATCCTGTGATTAAATGATTCCCATTTATCTTACAGCAAACTGTTAGCATGTATTATGTCACATAGTCCCAGTTCTAGAGTCCTTATGGAggaattcttttttcttaaataaatatttttatgatataattaatttaattttacatatcagccatggatttccctgtcctccctcttcccacctcccaggttcccccccagcccaccccctattcccacctactccaagacaaggtctcccctggggattcagtccaccctggtatattcagttgaggcaggtccagtcccctcctctccacaccaaggctgagcaaagtatttCAGCActggccctaggttccaaaaaggcagttcaccaaggacaggtcccagtcccactgcctggggacctcctaaacagttcaagctcatcaactgtctcacttaagcagagggcctggtccagttccatgtgagctcctcagctattgattcacagttcatgtgtttccgctagtttggctatttgtccctgtgctttttccatcatggtctcaatatctcttgctcatataatccctcctctctctcgccagttggactcctggagctccacctggggtttggccatggacatctgcatctgcttccaccagtcactaatgagagttttatcatgacagttagggtgttcggccatctgatcaccagagtaggtcagctcaggcactctctcgaccattgccagtagtctatagtggaggcatctttatggatttctggggaccctTATGGAGGAATTCTTAAAGCATATTTACCAGAAAACTTTCTCACAGGATGACTACTTGAGATGTGATTTTGTGGGCAAATTATCAGATTTCTTCCAATGAAACACTGTTTTGCCTCccgctttattttattctttgaaataatcaataaaaaccctaattaTAACATTGTAATTGAACAATTTTACTTTTAACATCATTTGATACattcattcattgtgtgtgtgtgtgtttgcatagcATGGTACATGgagggaagtcagaagacagcttggggACAAgggtttattctttctttccaccactgGTATTACAGAGACAAAACTCAGATCGTCAGGGGCAAGATTTTATCTGTatcaagcacctttatccacttaACCATTTCATAAGCCCacactggctttttgtttgtttggtttttcttggtCTATGTTtatcctcatttttaaaaaattatttcttctatattttgaGATTGTAGTATAATTATATCATTGCCCCTTCCCTTCCATCTGGAGAAATCCTCCCACATATCCCTCTCCTCATTCTAATTCAGATTCATGACCTCTTGCTACAAAACCACACTtgcacaacatacacacacacacacacacacacacacacacacacacacacacacacacacacgtataacaggatatttattttgaaagttaAATTGTGATTTTGAGATTCATGAAAATGATTATGTGATATTGGTTTCTCATTTCACTTGAACAGTCATATGTGAACAGCCCATTTATTTCCACTGACAAGTGGAAAGTGTACTGAATGAGTTGATCTAGTCCTGCAAAGTTAaatacttcatgttctctctaaCCTGTGGGTCCTAGTTATGTGTGTAAACATGGATGAGCATGAGAGGAAATTAGAAAAGGACCAGTGTGGAGGACTGCCTTAAGCAAAAgagatatgaaagaaaaaaaggtaaaatgtaaTGCAAGAGAAAATGTGACAGAAGAGGGAAATCAGTAGGCATGGAGGGAAGGTGTTGTACCTAATAAAGTGTGTATGAAAGCCAATATAGAAACCTAACAGCTAACATCCAACTAAAATATACtaaaaaagaattagaaggaagAGATCCTGACTGGTTGAATAATGATGGAATAAACCCATAAGTGTCATTGGTTATAGAGGCCCAAGGGGCTCCAAAAATAATATATGCTCTTGCTATTTTTCTTGATAGCCCATCAGAAATAGgtaagaccctattactgaagacatcCTAGGCCCTACAATatgtaatacaaaaaaaaaaaacaaaaaaaaaacaaaaaaacaaacaaaaaaaaaaaacaagctgtaATTATTCTGAATAGTTTCTCTCTACTTGCTAGCTTAATCAGTGCTAGAAATTTCTATGTGTAGGCTAATAAGGAAGAATAGGCatcaacttttttgttgttgttatttttggttttgtttgtttctctgtgtaacagccctggatgtcctgggtcttgatttttaaagcaggctggcctcaaactcactgagatctgtagtggtattgtgctccccaaaatattgtgcaccctaataaacttatctggggtcagagagcagaagagacactagatacagaggctagaaaatggtggcactcacacctttaatcctagcattccagaagcagagatctacctggatctctgtgtgttcaaggatacagccaagcatggtgactcatgactttaatcccagaaagtgagcctttaatcccagggagtgatggcagaaagcagaaaggtatgtaaggagtgaaaaccagaaacttaaagcttttagctggttaagctttcaggctatggagcagcagttcagctgagattcattctggatgaggactcagaggtttccagtctgaggaaacaggatcaactgagggactggtgaggtgaggtagctgtggcttgttctgcctctctgatcttccagcatttaccccaataactgactggccttaggtttgatttaattaatgagaccttttaagattcctgctacagagatccaactgcctctgcttcccaagtgctgggattaaaggcatgtgccatcactgcctaaCTGGCATCAACATTCTTAAACTGCTGTTAACTCTACAAACTACAATGCCAACCTAACAAGAAAGATGTACCCACTGATGCAATAGTGTAATGACTGTTATAGACTTAGCTGACTGCTCTCTGATCAGAATTAATCAGGGAACAAGTCATTAGTCCACTTTTAAATACTGAATTATTTATTGGTTAGTGGAAGATTCTGGGAGAGAGGGAGCCATTATCTTCACTTGTGTTCCATAGATGGGCCCATCAGTCTCCACAATCGCTGAGTGCTTTGTTTAATCTCATTATGTTCTGAAACAAAACAGTAAGTTATGAATTTGTCAAATGGTAAAAGGCAGAAAATCCTGACAGTGAACTTACCAACATGTCAGAAATTCTTATCTAAGAcccttatataattaaaaatttcctaaaaACAACCTCACAATTACATCCTATAGTAAACCACATGTAGTAGTAGACAATATGCTCAAACTAAGATATTCCCACTTTTCCTGAAACCCATACACTTctcacataaaaaattaaatgtagttCATCCAAATAGCctcaaataatcttttttttccaaCATCAATTCAAAAGTATATTTAAATCTTCTAGAAATAAGACACAGGACACATTTCTCTGAAAATGTTGTTTTCTCCACCAGTATCtcagtgaaataaaatatactatatgCATCCAAAATAAAATGGTAAGGAAGGCTAGTGACTTTttggaaaaataagaatgaagaaaTGTGTAAGAAGCACCAACTAAGTCTTATACCCAGTTCTCAAGCAACAATAAAGTTAGGCTGGAAAACAATTTTTGGCTGTGTCCACTAGGTCCTAATAGAGCTGTCTATTGTGCCATTCCACCCTCTGGCAATCTAAAAGTCATGTTTAACATAGAAGaacatatattttatcatattaacTCATATTATAGAACAAATGTGCCATAGAGTCATTTGTTCAGAATGGGAGGCAGAAGGCCGCGTGCCATGAATGTGAACCATCGGCTTTTTAGAGCATTTAATATAATTGGAACTTTAAATCCAGATCAGGAGCTATATTGTACATACAGATTTCATTTGACAATGATGGAGTGCTTTTGAGCACACTAAAATTTATAGTTTGCTGGATTAGCAAATGCCATTTTCATCATGGGAATTTCAAATAATATGGGGTCAGCTCACTTACACCCAAACTTAGATTTTTAAAACCCCTGCTCCTGACTTTGAATAGTGCCTGCAACAGATTGTCCTGGAGCAtccctgttcctgcctcctgcctcggCCCAGCACATACTGCCAGGTGGGCCAGGTGCATCCCGCAGGCTTTCAAGCTACATGTGGTAGTGCTCCCCAGTGTCCCCCCAACCCTGTTTTAACAGTGGTCCAGCCTTTTGAGCACCAGCTATTATTCACATGTACCAGGTTGGGGGCTGGCCTGGGTGGGTCTTTAACTCATAGGATAGTCGACTCCTAGAGCCTGAGTCAGACCTGAGTTAGCTTGAGCCAACCTACTTTGGTGCCACAATTACCACACCTACTGACGGAacctcattatttatttataccaaccacagattcctctgtcctccctcctcccaacccccagtcccctccccaaacccacccccattcctacctcctccaaggcaaggtctcccatggagagtcagcagagcctcatACATTCAGCtcagacaggtccaagccccttcacCTTGcaacaaggctgtgcaaagtgtctcagcataggcactaggtttcAAAAAGCCGACTCATgaactagggacaggtcccgatcccactgcctggtggCCCACATCCTAAAATCTTTGCATGAACCAACCATCCGAATATCAAGTCTATCTGCAGGTCAACCAAGATTATTACATTTATGACAATCTTCCGAGGATTTTTAACTGAGGTCAATTATTTGATAACTTTAAACTTTAgattgataaataaatgaatataaagttTACAATTTGTATACTGTTTCCACACCAATGGCAGGAAATATGATGTAGGCAATTAGAAACCTGCTCATTTCTGCTGTGGATGGGATGCTAAGAGAAATAAGGAACCTAACTAGGATGGGCACAGTTTTAGCTATAAATGTTATTAGTCTGGCAATTTATAACTTATCCTTTAAAAGGTGGTTTGATCACAACGTCAAAGACAAGAAACTGACTAAAATCATAATGACTTTGCAAAATGGTCATGAAAAATTTGCAGAAAGAACACTAGCTTTGGAAGGTAATTTGCAAGCCAGACAGTTTGTCACCATGGAAGACAAAGCAGCCTTGACAGATAATGTAAAAGC of Peromyscus maniculatus bairdii isolate BWxNUB_F1_BW_parent chromosome 4, HU_Pman_BW_mat_3.1, whole genome shotgun sequence contains these proteins:
- the LOC102903539 gene encoding olfactory receptor 5T3-like, giving the protein MERLASAVDVHKIPIQNVTEATVFILLGFTDDFELQVFLFLLFLAIYLFTLIGNFGLVVLVIGDSRLHNPMYYFLSVLSFLDACYSTVVTPKMLVNFLEENKSISFLGCATQMLLFVTLGTTECFLLAAMAYDRYVAIYNPLLYAVTMSPRVYVTLIIASYAGGVLHGAIHTVATFSLSFCGSNEIRHVFCDIPPLLALSCSDTHTNELLLLYLVGLIEIITILIVLISYGFILFAILNMHSAESRRKVFSTRGSHLTGVSIYHGTILFSYMRPSSSYASNHDMVVSIFYTIVIPMLNPIIYSLRNKDVKDAMKKLWRKFGS